The following proteins come from a genomic window of Perognathus longimembris pacificus isolate PPM17 unplaced genomic scaffold, ASM2315922v1 HiC_scaffold_4869, whole genome shotgun sequence:
- the LOC125344958 gene encoding testis-specific Y-encoded protein 9-like, with the protein MASRQECGTPPPAEEPPLKELQALQLDLGPVNNQATKAHERLKQNLSKRQKTLLDSRSSNIRGIPGFWAQTFVNHPQLSAMISDQDEDMLSYMINLEVQELRHPKSSCKITFYFRNNPYFQNAVVVKEFVVDITGYRLCHSTPILWRQDYKIEADSHRNHNKSPNFFNWFTDHNFAGSNRITEIIRKDLWLNPLHYYKMMKAHEEGEENESPMTPDAYQDFL; encoded by the exons ATGGCGAGTAGACAGGAATGTGGGACTCCTCCACCTGCGGAAGAG CCACCACTGAAGGAATTGCAGGCTCTTCAGTTAGATCTGGGACCAGTGAATAACCAAGCCACCAAGGCTCATGAACGCCTAAAACAGAATCTGAGCAAGAGGCAAAAGACTCTCCTGGATTCCAGAAGCAGCAACATCCGGggcatccctggcttctgggccCAAACT TTTGTGAACCATCCCCAGCTGTCAGCAATGATCAGTGACCAAGATGAAGACATGCTTAGCTACATGATCAATTTGGAA GTACAAGAACTCAGGCATCCCAAGAGTTCCTGCAAAATCaccttttactttagaaataaccCATACTTCCAGAATGCAGTGGTTGTTAAGGAATTCGTCGTGGATATCACTG GATATAGGTTGTGCCATTCCACTCCCATTCTGTGGCGTCAGGATTATAAAATTGAAGCTGACAGTCACAGAAACCACAACAAGAGCCCAAACTTCTTCAACTGGTTTACAGACCACAATTTTGCAGGCTCAAACAGGATCACTGAG ATCATCAGaaaagacctgtggctcaatcCATTGCACTACTACAAGATGATGAAAGCACATGAAGAGGGG gaagaaaatgaatccccTATGACTCCAGATGCTTACCAGGACTTCCTGTGA